The Populus trichocarpa isolate Nisqually-1 chromosome 18, P.trichocarpa_v4.1, whole genome shotgun sequence genomic interval CCTCGACTCCTTGACAGCTCCTAGAATTTACACAGGTATttgattataaaacaaaataacatagaGTTTATATAATAAACTTATGGATTTGAGAAGTCTTTCCATCGATTAGGataatttttaacttattattcAACAGAATGACTTCTGTCCATTAGTGATTCTGATTCAACATTAGCAGCGTGGTTGGAATTTGGAAACTGATGGAACAAACTCGGCTTCTCCAAGTAAACTTGCACATTTCAGATGAAGTCCAGTGTGTGAATCTTTAACTGCTTGGACTAGCTGCCCTGGAAActgggaaagaaagaaatgacatCAAGAAGCCAACTTGTTGAAAGaccataatttaaaatgaagtATATAGCTTGATATCCAACTTTTTAGAACCCTAGCTAGATATATATTTAAGGTTTTGcaatttgggttgattttttcaGACAAATTCACCGCTATGAGGTTTCCCTCGTAATCTATGTGGGAAAAAAAGGGTCACAGATTTAGGAGAATTTCATAGAATATATAACTTCATAAACTCTGAGAAATGCTGGATGACAGTGCAAGATTCCATCATCAATAGAAAGGAAAACCTCAAATGATATCTTAGAGCAAACCTAAAAATGCAAAGCAGGACCAACATAAGCTCTTGACAGTGATGCATTAGAGACACTAAAACTAATTTGCCCACTGAAATGTGAAAAGATAAGACATTATCACTAAAATATGAAATACTTGCTCATCCACCTACCATCTTTTGGTCTGATCTCAATCCCTTCCACAATCAACCCGCGTTTCCAGTGACCAGAAGCGTCACAAAGCCTTATTTCCAGTTCTCCATCCTCCCCTTTCATGCTAAGGAACTCACCGAGTTCCATCTCCAACCACCCATCTCCTCTTTCCTTTGGATAATGCACCTTACCTCTGACAGTTACAGATGTGGACCTGAACCTTCCATGCGCATTCCAGCTAACAGTCTGTGCCCCACATTCGCCTTCATTCAGTTTCATTGTGACATCAACTGGTTGGTTATCCAATCCATCAATTCTTGATGCAAACTTGAACACGAGGTATGCTGTGTATAATGTTGCTGGGGACAGCAAACAAGTATTGATTTTGCCACGGATTTCAAACAAACACACATTAATAAGCTCAGCCACTTCTGCAAATCTGTAGATAAGCCATTATCATTAAACAACCATGAGATCACTTGTATAAAGCATGTTACATTTCGAGGAGTAtcaccccataaaaaaaaaggtaaaaagaaagaaaacctagAGTCAGAATTAGAATTCCATGTCCAGTACATAGGAGTATCACGCCATGTAATCACGAGATCCCTTGCAGAAAGCACGTAACATATCTTCCCACTCTTTTTCTCCAATGAAAAGCTCTATTCAATACAAAGTTAGTACACTATCAGATAAATTATTACTCCTAATAAAACCATAAAAGTCCACTGCATAAGGAAATCAAATCAGTCACGTAGCTTTTGGGACAAGACGCATAATTTCCTGACTTCTTCTCATTATTCCAATCCTCTCTAGTCTAGTCCCCTCATTTGCATcattttacttgtatttttttccacagaaaaaaatgaaatttaaatggcATGAAACTCAAGTACAtgctaaaattattttgaaaagtccCTCAAAATTAACATTCTTTTTTGATCTTTTGGGGGCTCAGATATGTTAGAAATTAATGACAGACAACTAAGAGCTCAAGGAGAGAAGCAACGTTTCTAATGTAACTGATgacttttataaaacaaaacattagtGTAACTGCTAAAACTACAACTTTAATTCATCTGCAAATATTGACTAAAAAACGATAAGAAATAAATTAC includes:
- the LOC18107514 gene encoding putative F-box protein PP2-B12 isoform X1, with amino-acid sequence MEMRSGRVVRGVPLNIDLPEGCVANVLSLTTPQDVCRLSAVSPIFKSAAESDDVWQRFLPNDLESILSTALDGSLLLSSASSKKEVYFSLCDNPIIVDHGRKSFSLEKKSGKICYVLSARDLVITWRDTPMYWTWNSNSDSRFAEVAELINVCLFEIRGKINTCLLSPATLYTAYLVFKFASRIDGLDNQPVDVTMKLNEGECGAQTVSWNAHGRFRSTSVTVRGKVHYPKERGDGWLEMELGEFLSMKGEDGELEIRLCDASGHWKRGLIVEGIEIRPKDVSRAASPSS
- the LOC18107514 gene encoding putative F-box protein PP2-B12 isoform X2, which gives rise to MEMRSGRVVRGVPLNIDLPEGCVANVLSLTTPQDVCRLSAVSPIFKSAAESDDVWQRFLPNDLESILSTALDGSLLLSSASSKKEVYFSLCDNPIIVDHGRKSFSLEKKSGKICYVLSARDLVITWRDTPMYWTWNSNSDSRFAEVAELINVCLFEIRGKINTCLLSPATLYTAYLVFKFASRIDGLDNQPVDVTMKLNEGECGAQTVSWNAHGRFRSTSVTVRGKVHYPKERGDGWLEMELGEFLSMKGEDGELEIRLCDASGHWKRGLIVEGIEIRPKDGLL